The sequence GCGAAGGCGAATTTTCCCATGGCGCTCGATGAAACGGATCGACGCCTGTTCGTCGGCTGCCGCAACCCTCCACGGCTGGCCGTGCTCGACACCACTGCGGGAAAAGTAGTGAGTGACGTTGTCATCGTCGGCGACACGGATGATTTGTTTTATGACGCGAAGCGCAAACGCATTTACGTTTCGGGCGGCGAAGGTTTCGTCGATGTCATCGAACAGCGCGATGCCGACAACTACAAGTTGTTGGAGAGAATTCCAACCGCGCCCGGCGCACGCACGTCGTTCTTCTCGCCTGAACTCGACCAGTTTTATCTGGCAGTGCCGCGACGGGGCGGGCAGGGGGCGGAGATTCGGGTTTATGAAATTGGTAAGTGAGCCGCGCTCTGGGAGAGTTTGCGTCCGACAAGGAGCGTCGGATGAGTGCGATCTTCAAGTCGCTTCACGGCACGAAAGTGAAGAGAGTGCGGATTTCGATTCAGGCGGTGACTTTTTTCGACCGTGGCGACGCGAAAACGTAAGCGGCGTGAACGCGCGACAAAGCGCGGAGCGGAGCGAGGGTCTGATACGCGGCGATTTGGTTGACCAACGGCGGACGGTGGCTCACGGAGCCGCGCTCAGGGAAAAGTGCTAACGGTTTTCCAAGGAGGAATCTTTGAACCTCTCAAACTTGCCGTTACGATACACGAACAGTTTTGTTGTGAGTCGGTATGAGCCTTCGGCAGAAGATTTTTGGACGATTTGCTTCATCTTCTCAATTCCCTGCGGGTCCTCACTGCCGGTGACGATTAGCAAATCTCGGGTCGGGATGGCCACGACAATATCACCATTCACTTCCTTTTGCAGATCAGTCCAGACGGAATCGAGGAGCAAGATACTGGCTTCGTAGTCTCCACCAGCAGTAATCATGTAAAGGCCATTGGCTCCACGTCGCTCAATCTTGGGAAGCAATCGTTTCAAGTTTTCGCAGGCAAGGTTTCTTAATTCCTTTCGACCAATGTGTGCTTTTTCCAAATCCTTTGGCCCGAAATATCGGATATTTTTGGGAGAATCTTCCGCGTAGAGAATGATCAAATCGGAATTCAAGTCTTCATAGACATTCTCTGGCATCTCCTTCGCCCCGCGACTCGTCACCGCCTTCCGCGTTTCTTCAATCCAAGGACGATCTTTGATGACTGGGACTATGCGAGTTCGGTCAAGTTCCTCTGATTTTTGAAGGCTGTCGATCGTTTCCAACCCGGCTGCGACAAATTGCTTGATGACTTCATTCTTTGACTTCGGATCTAGCTTGTAGGTATCGTACGCGTTGTCGAGAAACGACGTTGATTCCTGCCCTCCCGCCGTGGTCACTTTGAGTTCCAAGTCTCTTACAATTTCCACCAGCAATTCCGGCGAAGATTTTCGCAACGCGGTTGCGAATTCAGAAGTGAACTCTCCGGGTTTCAAGACATCTGGTTTTGAACAGCCAGAACAAAAACCCTTATGCCGAGCTCGGCATAATGGTTATTTTTACTAGCTCCGGGTAATGCCGAGTCGTTGGGGTAGTCTCTCAAATCACTGAAGGATCTCCCCTTTTCTCGTTTCCCAACTCGGCATTATTTTGTCACATTGGCCTCGGCCAAACGCCCAGATAATCAATCATGAATACTGAAATCATAGTCGAAACCGCACGGGCCACCCTTGCAGGAACGATCTCCTTTCCCGAAGTCGTCCGCGATCTCCTTGCTGCCTCTGTAGAGTATTATCACGTGGATTACGTCGGGATGCGAAAGACCTTTTACGGCGCGAATGGCGACATGGTCGTAACTCCGATTGCTTACGAAGGACTATCTCCGGTTGCCTCGGAATTGTCCGTCGAGAACCTGCGTGCAGCGATTCTAGACAGTCAGCGCAACGGGCAGAAATATCGCGATTTCACCCGTCGCGCGATGGAAGCCGGCGTCCAAAGCTACTTCGCATTCCTGCGAGGCAAACGCGTTACCTACTTGGGGCGGACAGGTGACCAGCACACCGAGTGGTTTCCAGGCGCTATGCCACTGAATATTGTTTGAATGAAGCGTTTCATGCTTTTCCAAATCCGCGTTTCACCTGTGGTTAAAACTCGCCAACGCGTTTCCAATCCTAGCCATCACCTTATCTTTGCCCAGCACTTCGAGAAGATGGTAGAGGCTCGGCCCGGCGGTCTTGCCGGTGCAGGCCAGGCGAGTTGGATGCACGAGGACACCCGCCTTCACTCCCATCTGCTTCGCGGTTTCCTTCAACGCATTTTCCAAAGTGACGGCATCGAACGAGGCGAGACCGGCAAATACCTCGCGCAGTTTCATCAATCGTTCGCGGTTCTCTGACGTGAAAT is a genomic window of Candidatus Angelobacter sp. containing:
- a CDS encoding DUF1398 family protein, which gives rise to MNTEIIVETARATLAGTISFPEVVRDLLAASVEYYHVDYVGMRKTFYGANGDMVVTPIAYEGLSPVASELSVENLRAAILDSQRNGQKYRDFTRRAMEAGVQSYFAFLRGKRVTYLGRTGDQHTEWFPGAMPLNIV
- a CDS encoding DUF1444 family protein, translated to MKPGEFTSEFATALRKSSPELLVEIVRDLELKVTTAGGQESTSFLDNAYDTYKLDPKSKNEVIKQFVAAGLETIDSLQKSEELDRTRIVPVIKDRPWIEETRKAVTSRGAKEMPENVYEDLNSDLIILYAEDSPKNIRYFGPKDLEKAHIGRKELRNLACENLKRLLPKIERRGANGLYMITAGGDYEASILLLDSVWTDLQKEVNGDIVVAIPTRDLLIVTGSEDPQGIEKMKQIVQKSSAEGSYRLTTKLFVYRNGKFERFKDSSLENR